The Flavobacteriales bacterium genome includes a region encoding these proteins:
- the plsY gene encoding glycerol-3-phosphate 1-O-acyltransferase PlsY — translation MYLSLALFSLLAYLLGSFPSAVLVGKALYGIDVRQHGSMNAGATNTFRVLGKSAGTLVLILDILKGFTAANLVYFFERVPHGETIITFKIAFGLLAVLGHLYPVFAEFKGGKGIATLLGLVITINWKIALICAAIFLLVLVTSKMVSLGSIVATASFVFLCYAFYQTSEKYLLIFGIFAIGLVVYTHRANITRIIKGEEKKIYLFKKKTT, via the coding sequence ATGTATTTAAGTCTCGCACTATTTTCACTTTTGGCCTATTTGTTGGGCTCATTTCCATCGGCGGTTTTGGTGGGAAAAGCGTTGTATGGAATTGATGTAAGGCAACACGGCAGCATGAATGCCGGAGCCACCAACACATTCAGGGTTTTGGGCAAATCAGCCGGAACATTGGTTTTAATTCTCGATATTTTGAAAGGCTTTACAGCCGCCAATTTGGTGTATTTTTTTGAAAGGGTGCCACACGGCGAAACGATTATTACCTTTAAAATAGCCTTTGGTTTGTTGGCCGTGTTGGGGCATTTATATCCGGTATTTGCCGAGTTTAAAGGGGGCAAAGGCATTGCCACCTTGCTGGGTTTGGTCATCACTATTAATTGGAAAATAGCCCTTATCTGTGCTGCTATTTTTTTATTGGTGCTTGTCACCAGCAAAATGGTTTCGCTCGGTTCTATTGTTGCTACTGCTTCGTTTGTGTTTTTGTGTTATGCTTTTTACCAAACCAGTGAAAAATATTTATTGATTTTTGGCATCTTTGCAATTGGTTTGGTGGTTTATACGCACCGAGCCAACATAACCAGAATAATAAAGGGAGAAGAGAAGAAAATTTATTTGTTTAAAAAGAAAACAACATAG
- a CDS encoding ATP-dependent Clp protease adaptor ClpS: protein MFHQTEELEEVEVLDEVLGGYALVIFNDDVNTFDHVISCLVKYCDHTPEQAEQCSLIIHYKGKCAVKFGGSAKLQSICDALCRKGLSAVVEQA from the coding sequence TTGTTTCATCAAACGGAAGAATTAGAAGAAGTTGAAGTACTTGACGAAGTGCTTGGTGGCTATGCCTTAGTTATTTTTAACGATGATGTAAATACATTCGACCACGTAATATCTTGTTTGGTAAAATACTGCGACCACACGCCCGAGCAGGCAGAACAGTGTTCCCTCATCATTCATTATAAAGGCAAATGTGCCGTAAAATTCGGTGGTTCGGCCAAGCTTCAAAGCATTTGCGATGCCTTGTGCCGCAAGGGTCTTTCGGCGGTAGTAGAACAAGCCTAA
- a CDS encoding ABC-F family ATP-binding cassette domain-containing protein, whose protein sequence is MISLNDISYEFGGNYLYRNANWHIKPKERIGLVGKNGTGKTTLLRLITGEYELREGSISMMRGLKIGYLHQEMSETAVDKSILEVAMQAFEETLKIEEELNDLYLQMETDHSDKLLEKIGHLQEEFERQGGYQAKSQTEEILEGLGFKTSDLVRPLQEFSGGWRMRVILARMLLERPDVLMLDEPTNHLDLPSIEWLENYLQSYQGTVIVVSHDKFFLNKMVTKIVEVANLKLYVWEGNYDFFLNAKTERDELQQRQYDNQQQFIKDQEKFINRFRAKASKATAVQSRVKMLDKLDKIEQVQDDGARVNLKFDISKESGKIVMELNDITKHFGQNRILTQTDGTIVRGDKIALIGANGKGKSTLLRIIADTETFDGDRKEGFNVITSFFAQHQLQALHLDNEILQELTQHGSGLLESELRNVLGCFLFTGDDVFKPIRVLSGGEKSRVALAKTLVEKANFMLLDEPTNHLDLQSIEVLIQALQQYKGSFVLVSHDRYFVSQVANKIWWIEDEQIKEYPGDYEEYNYWKKKQETNKTNSIPAQEVVKKEKSTTNSGGQKNEDQKRTEQQKRKLENEISGLEEKLATLNNEMAVIEEDLTKPEMAKDVKRLYELSENHRLKTEKKEIVSKKIDELIEQLLELEE, encoded by the coding sequence ATGATTTCATTAAACGATATTTCTTACGAATTTGGAGGAAATTACCTCTACAGAAATGCCAATTGGCATATAAAACCAAAAGAACGAATTGGCCTTGTTGGCAAAAACGGTACCGGAAAAACAACGCTGCTTCGATTAATTACTGGAGAATATGAGCTTCGAGAAGGCTCCATATCTATGATGAGAGGTCTAAAAATAGGCTATTTGCATCAAGAAATGAGCGAGACGGCGGTTGATAAATCCATATTGGAAGTGGCCATGCAGGCATTTGAGGAAACCTTAAAAATAGAGGAAGAATTAAATGACCTTTATCTGCAAATGGAAACCGACCACAGCGACAAGCTATTGGAAAAAATCGGACATCTTCAAGAAGAATTTGAGCGGCAAGGAGGCTATCAGGCCAAAAGCCAAACAGAGGAAATTTTAGAAGGTCTTGGTTTTAAAACAAGCGATTTGGTAAGACCACTTCAAGAGTTTAGCGGTGGTTGGCGAATGAGGGTCATATTGGCCAGAATGCTTTTGGAACGACCTGATGTGCTGATGCTGGATGAGCCAACAAATCACCTTGATTTACCTTCTATTGAGTGGCTCGAAAATTATTTACAGAGCTATCAAGGAACGGTCATCGTGGTTTCGCATGATAAATTTTTCCTCAATAAAATGGTTACCAAAATTGTGGAAGTGGCCAACCTAAAATTATATGTTTGGGAGGGCAACTACGATTTCTTTTTGAACGCTAAAACAGAGCGGGACGAGCTGCAGCAACGACAATACGACAACCAACAGCAGTTTATAAAAGACCAAGAAAAATTTATCAATCGGTTTAGAGCCAAAGCCAGCAAAGCCACAGCAGTGCAAAGCCGGGTGAAAATGTTAGACAAACTGGACAAAATTGAACAAGTGCAGGATGATGGTGCCAGGGTAAACCTGAAGTTTGACATCAGCAAAGAATCGGGTAAAATTGTGATGGAGCTGAATGACATCACTAAACATTTTGGCCAAAACAGAATTCTTACCCAAACCGATGGCACGATAGTGCGGGGAGATAAAATAGCCTTGATAGGTGCCAACGGTAAAGGAAAATCGACCCTGCTAAGAATAATTGCCGACACCGAAACCTTTGATGGAGACAGAAAAGAAGGGTTTAACGTAATAACTTCCTTTTTTGCCCAGCACCAGTTGCAGGCATTGCATCTTGATAATGAAATTTTGCAAGAGCTAACCCAACATGGCAGTGGCCTGTTGGAGTCGGAGTTGCGAAATGTATTGGGGTGCTTTTTATTCACCGGAGACGATGTTTTTAAACCTATTCGAGTGCTAAGTGGAGGTGAAAAATCACGGGTGGCTTTGGCAAAAACATTGGTAGAAAAAGCTAATTTTATGTTGCTCGATGAGCCTACAAACCACCTTGATTTGCAGAGCATTGAGGTGCTTATTCAAGCCTTGCAACAATACAAAGGTAGTTTTGTGTTGGTTAGCCACGACAGATATTTTGTATCGCAAGTGGCCAACAAAATATGGTGGATAGAAGATGAGCAGATAAAGGAATATCCGGGAGACTACGAAGAATACAACTACTGGAAAAAGAAGCAAGAAACCAATAAAACCAATTCAATACCAGCCCAAGAAGTTGTAAAAAAAGAGAAAAGCACTACGAACAGTGGCGGACAAAAAAACGAAGATCAAAAGCGTACAGAACAACAAAAAAGGAAATTAGAAAACGAAATATCTGGATTGGAAGAAAAACTGGCAACCTTAAACAACGAAATGGCGGTAATAGAGGAAGATTTAACCAAACCAGAAATGGCCAAGGATGTGAAAAGGCTATATGAACTATCAGAAAATCACCGACTTAAAACCGAAAAGAAGGAAATTGTATCCAAAAAAATTGATGAATTGATTGAGCAATTATTGGAATTGGAAGAATGA
- a CDS encoding YihA family ribosome biogenesis GTP-binding protein: protein MTIKSAKFIKSSATLEQMKETDTPEFAFIGRSNVGKSSLINMLANQKHLAKTSSKPGKTQLINQFLIDENWLLVDLPGYGFAEVSSKKKAKFSDMIMNYLCERKNLFSAFILIDCRLEPQNIDLEFVEWCGVKQIPFQIIFTKADKMKPTALANNIELFKAAMYKQGWEELPEFFVSSSQSHAGKEEILKFITQLILNNGK from the coding sequence ATGACAATTAAATCGGCAAAGTTTATTAAATCTTCTGCTACGCTTGAGCAAATGAAAGAAACCGACACCCCCGAATTTGCTTTTATTGGGCGGTCGAATGTAGGAAAATCAAGCCTCATAAACATGTTGGCCAACCAAAAACATTTGGCCAAAACCAGCAGCAAACCTGGAAAAACACAGCTTATAAATCAATTTTTGATTGATGAAAACTGGCTCTTGGTTGACTTACCGGGTTATGGTTTTGCAGAGGTTTCGAGCAAGAAAAAAGCCAAATTCAGCGACATGATTATGAATTATTTGTGCGAACGTAAAAATCTTTTTTCGGCATTTATACTGATTGACTGTCGGTTAGAACCCCAAAATATTGATTTAGAATTTGTAGAATGGTGCGGAGTTAAGCAAATTCCGTTTCAAATCATTTTCACAAAAGCAGATAAAATGAAACCGACTGCTTTGGCAAATAACATTGAGCTTTTTAAAGCTGCCATGTATAAACAGGGTTGGGAAGAATTGCCCGAATTTTTTGTATCAAGCAGCCAAAGTCATGCAGGTAAAGAGGAAATTTTAAAGTTTATTACCCAACTTATTTTAAACAATGGAAAATGA
- the ubiE gene encoding bifunctional demethylmenaquinone methyltransferase/2-methoxy-6-polyprenyl-1,4-benzoquinol methylase UbiE, which translates to MFDSISHKYDFLNHFLSMGIDKIWRKKAISKLNEIKPKKILDVATGTADLAIAANVLKPTEVIGVDLSENMLNVGRKKLAELGLNHIKLQKGDSENLPFANDEFDAITVGFGVRNYQNLETGLSEMRRVLRPGGKLVVLEFSKPSTFPIKQLFNFYSKYILPLWGKIFSGSKEAYTYLPESVKHFPEGENFLRILKSCGYHNCVHTRLTFGICSIYEASK; encoded by the coding sequence ATGTTTGATAGCATTTCGCACAAATATGATTTTTTGAATCATTTTTTATCAATGGGCATTGACAAAATTTGGCGTAAAAAGGCCATTTCTAAGTTGAACGAAATAAAACCCAAAAAGATATTGGATGTGGCCACAGGTACTGCCGATTTGGCCATTGCAGCCAACGTATTAAAACCCACAGAGGTAATAGGCGTAGATTTATCAGAAAACATGTTGAACGTTGGAAGAAAAAAGCTGGCTGAGTTGGGTCTTAATCATATTAAACTACAAAAGGGAGATAGCGAAAATTTGCCCTTTGCCAACGACGAGTTTGATGCTATCACCGTTGGTTTTGGAGTAAGAAACTATCAAAATTTAGAAACCGGATTATCCGAAATGCGTCGTGTTTTAAGGCCTGGAGGCAAATTGGTGGTGTTGGAATTTTCAAAACCGTCCACTTTTCCAATAAAGCAGTTGTTTAACTTTTATTCAAAATACATTTTGCCATTGTGGGGCAAAATTTTCAGCGGTAGCAAAGAGGCATACACTTATTTGCCCGAATCAGTAAAACATTTTCCGGAAGGTGAAAATTTTTTACGAATTTTGAAGAGTTGTGGATACCACAATTGTGTGCACACCCGTTTAACTTTTGGCATTTGTTCTATATATGAAGCGAGTAAATAA